In Microvenator marinus, one genomic interval encodes:
- a CDS encoding S1 RNA-binding domain-containing protein, with translation MSESNENTVEHPEETTQESAEAAEVDTTEEELSGDVENQEDGVEGAEAAGEDEEEEDTRPRRPVVNVASELLRLSELATRYPEIGPIVAQLAMKTGFRDIGERLMRAGFDAEERGIEYFSLAADLARKEKRPTDAVKYAIKAVKEAVSSEELGQEEANRLPHVLRIAFSALMFDLEDLNAIPEFAEVLNEDLPKLAPKFADDAFFHTIWAQAAWFQDKARSEEIWEKATELNDPESTWNARGTWYKEAEKNVQMAKDAYRRGLKRTGASALLAHNLAQIFMDEAAGEGIEPQKAHELLEEADRQMRRGLRLNMRRGLRRHMQATMDRLVQQRRALPKVEVEPPKEGETVKGRVRSITHFGAFLSLPGGLQGLLHNSEIAHEHVKHAGDFMKVGDDVEVKVIEVATHQDGKPKIGFSRKALLAAPERKEDSGERAPRKPRPNNNRRDSGSDNRNNGGRNNQNNSSKGGGRNQKSSNRGPGPKRSHTEEPNADTNLGSLGELLLHKLEEAKKDK, from the coding sequence ATGTCCGAGTCGAACGAAAACACTGTCGAACACCCAGAAGAGACCACGCAGGAGAGCGCTGAAGCCGCTGAGGTGGATACCACCGAAGAGGAGCTTTCAGGTGACGTGGAAAATCAAGAGGATGGAGTAGAAGGCGCCGAAGCTGCGGGAGAAGATGAGGAAGAAGAGGATACACGTCCTCGTCGTCCGGTCGTGAACGTGGCATCCGAGCTTTTGAGGCTCTCAGAACTCGCCACTCGATATCCAGAGATTGGTCCAATCGTGGCGCAATTGGCCATGAAGACCGGCTTTAGAGATATCGGTGAGCGACTGATGCGCGCTGGATTCGATGCCGAAGAACGTGGGATCGAGTACTTCTCATTAGCAGCAGACCTCGCACGTAAAGAAAAGCGTCCAACAGACGCCGTTAAATATGCGATCAAGGCTGTCAAAGAGGCAGTGAGCAGCGAAGAGCTCGGACAAGAGGAGGCGAATCGCCTTCCTCACGTGCTCCGCATCGCATTCTCAGCGCTGATGTTCGACCTTGAGGACCTCAACGCGATTCCAGAATTCGCGGAAGTCTTGAACGAGGACCTGCCTAAGCTCGCTCCGAAGTTTGCGGACGATGCGTTCTTCCACACAATCTGGGCTCAAGCGGCTTGGTTTCAGGACAAGGCACGTTCGGAGGAGATTTGGGAAAAGGCCACCGAGCTCAACGATCCTGAGTCTACCTGGAACGCGCGAGGCACGTGGTATAAAGAGGCTGAGAAGAATGTCCAGATGGCCAAGGACGCGTATCGTCGCGGGCTGAAGCGCACAGGTGCTAGCGCCTTGCTTGCGCACAATCTGGCTCAGATATTCATGGATGAGGCAGCAGGAGAGGGTATTGAGCCACAGAAAGCTCATGAACTTTTGGAAGAAGCTGACCGGCAAATGCGTCGAGGCCTTCGCCTTAATATGCGTCGGGGACTTCGGCGTCATATGCAAGCGACCATGGATCGTCTGGTGCAGCAGCGCCGCGCACTGCCAAAGGTCGAAGTCGAGCCTCCGAAAGAGGGCGAGACCGTGAAAGGTCGTGTTCGGTCGATCACACATTTCGGCGCTTTCCTTTCGCTTCCGGGTGGTCTGCAAGGGCTTTTGCACAACTCAGAGATTGCCCACGAGCACGTCAAGCACGCTGGCGATTTCATGAAGGTTGGCGATGATGTGGAAGTGAAGGTCATTGAAGTGGCCACGCATCAAGACGGTAAGCCGAAAATCGGATTCTCTCGTAAAGCGTTGCTTGCAGCTCCCGAGAGAAAAGAGGATTCGGGAGAACGAGCCCCGCGAAAGCCTCGTCCCAACAACAACCGACGAGATTCCGGTAGCGATAATCGCAACAACGGTGGGCGAAACAACCAGAACAACTCGTCCAAGGGCGGCGGCCGAAATCAAAAGAGCTCAAACCGAGGTCCGGGCCCGAAGCGCTCACATACTGAGGAGCCAAACGCGGACACCAACCTCGGTAGTCTCGGCGAGCTTCTCCTTCACAAACTTGAAGAAGCGAAGAAAGACAAATGA
- a CDS encoding acyl-CoA dehydrogenase C-terminal domain-containing protein, which translates to MEYYRAPLQDQMFALRTFKYQERVASLEKYQDYDIETMQALLESSADVLTKETMPLNKIGDKEGVKWDPETYEVTTATGFKEAYQTLVDNGMMSITGPLEYGGGGAPETFGSLISEIATATNKSFTMCSGLTRGLIEALVAHATEEQKQEYLPKLITGEWSGTMCLTEPQCGTDLGLITTKAEPQEDGSYKLTGTKIWITYGEHDMTSNIIHLVLARLPDAPEGIKGISTFVVPKFIDGERNQVYCSGLEHKMGIHASPTCVIELEGATGYLFGEPNKGMRSMFTMMNVARLHVGFEGIALSEISYQTALAFAKDRKQSRALDSSKSDPNAPADNILVHADVRRMLLNIKATNEGMRALATFVSIEHDVSVYHPDEKVREEAEDMVALLTPIVKAFFSERGFLNISEAMQVCGGAGYTADWNIEQYLRDERIAMIYEGTNHIQGLDLVGRKLPMHGGRLMQNFANRVTTLIRENKEDENMAPFIGPLKNASKVLTGVTMELAGQAMEDREVAGAVATNYLRLFGLVAIGFALTHQARYALDNPSPQSSTKLKTVKWYMDVILPEMDSLVKVIAASKSNMFEFDVEEF; encoded by the coding sequence ATGGAATACTATCGCGCCCCCCTTCAAGATCAGATGTTCGCCTTGCGTACCTTCAAATACCAAGAGCGTGTGGCATCACTCGAAAAGTACCAAGATTACGACATCGAAACGATGCAAGCTCTCCTCGAGAGCAGCGCTGACGTTCTCACGAAAGAGACCATGCCTCTCAATAAGATCGGAGACAAAGAAGGCGTGAAATGGGACCCCGAAACTTATGAAGTCACCACGGCCACAGGCTTCAAAGAGGCCTACCAGACTCTGGTCGACAACGGCATGATGAGCATCACTGGCCCGCTCGAGTACGGCGGAGGTGGAGCACCAGAGACGTTCGGCTCGCTGATCTCGGAAATCGCAACAGCGACCAACAAGAGCTTTACGATGTGCAGCGGATTGACCCGTGGCCTGATCGAAGCTCTGGTCGCCCACGCAACCGAGGAGCAAAAGCAAGAGTATTTGCCAAAGCTCATCACGGGTGAATGGTCCGGCACCATGTGCTTGACCGAGCCTCAGTGCGGAACAGACCTTGGTCTGATCACCACTAAAGCTGAGCCCCAAGAGGACGGCTCCTACAAACTCACGGGAACCAAGATCTGGATCACCTACGGTGAACACGACATGACGTCGAACATCATCCACCTTGTCCTTGCACGCCTTCCTGATGCCCCAGAAGGCATCAAGGGCATCAGTACATTCGTGGTGCCGAAGTTCATCGACGGTGAGCGCAATCAGGTCTACTGCTCGGGCCTTGAGCACAAGATGGGCATCCACGCGTCACCGACCTGCGTCATCGAGCTCGAAGGTGCGACCGGATACCTTTTCGGTGAGCCAAACAAAGGCATGCGGTCGATGTTCACAATGATGAACGTGGCACGTTTGCACGTTGGTTTCGAAGGCATCGCACTTTCCGAAATCAGCTACCAGACCGCCCTCGCCTTCGCCAAGGATCGCAAGCAAAGCCGTGCTCTTGACTCGTCGAAGTCGGATCCGAATGCACCAGCCGATAATATTCTCGTGCACGCCGACGTTCGCCGGATGTTGCTCAACATCAAGGCCACGAATGAAGGCATGCGAGCCCTCGCGACGTTCGTCTCTATCGAGCACGATGTCAGCGTCTACCACCCCGACGAGAAGGTCAGAGAAGAAGCGGAAGACATGGTCGCGCTGTTGACCCCAATCGTGAAAGCATTCTTCTCCGAGCGTGGCTTCTTGAACATCTCGGAAGCCATGCAGGTATGCGGTGGAGCCGGCTACACCGCGGATTGGAACATCGAGCAGTACCTTCGCGACGAGCGTATTGCGATGATTTACGAGGGTACCAACCACATTCAAGGTCTCGACCTGGTTGGTCGTAAACTTCCGATGCACGGCGGCCGACTGATGCAAAACTTCGCCAACCGAGTCACCACGCTCATTCGCGAAAACAAAGAAGACGAGAACATGGCTCCGTTTATCGGACCGCTTAAGAACGCTTCCAAAGTTCTCACGGGCGTGACGATGGAGCTTGCAGGCCAAGCGATGGAAGACCGTGAAGTTGCTGGCGCAGTAGCCACCAACTACCTCCGTCTATTTGGACTCGTGGCCATCGGCTTTGCGCTGACGCACCAGGCACGATACGCACTCGACAACCCATCGCCACAAAGCTCCACAAAGCTCAAGACGGTCAAGTGGTACATGGACGTGATCCTTCCAGAGATGGATTCTCTGGTGAAGGTCATCGCCGCTTCTAAATCCAATATGTTTGAGTTCGACGTCGAAGAATTCTAG
- a CDS encoding hotdog domain-containing protein — protein MEAKTHLGINAGLVGEVVELSEGGAECRLETLETMSADAHGLVHGGFVFGLADYAAMLAVNHPNVVLGAAESRFLAPVKVGESVVARAKVVEEKGKKRIVECDAFVSDRHVFAATFTAFVLEKHVLD, from the coding sequence ATGGAAGCGAAGACACATCTGGGTATCAATGCTGGGCTAGTAGGCGAAGTCGTGGAGCTCAGTGAGGGTGGGGCCGAATGCCGGCTTGAAACCCTTGAAACCATGTCAGCTGATGCACACGGACTTGTACACGGAGGGTTCGTTTTTGGCCTCGCAGACTACGCAGCGATGCTTGCCGTGAATCATCCCAACGTGGTGCTCGGCGCAGCCGAAAGCCGCTTCCTCGCACCCGTGAAGGTGGGGGAGTCGGTCGTCGCTCGCGCAAAAGTGGTGGAGGAGAAAGGAAAAAAACGCATCGTGGAATGCGATGCGTTTGTTTCAGACCGTCATGTTTTTGCGGCGACTTTCACCGCATTCGTGCTCGAGAAGCACGTGCTCGACTAG
- a CDS encoding PPC domain-containing protein produces MKKLTPYGVMVALALFGSACGDDGGKGGNNTTGPNNTTGENNTNNSNNETNNETNTNNQTNTNNQTNTTGPNNNEFVCQTNGFTPVVAEFEEDDGSHFLQFLSSENEPLNILSVEFYPEVGGDAPSPLVGPGTYMIGSTPADQNYETCQTCVTIFEQCSQETGCAKVYFAEAGQIEFTGYDEENRAVIGEVSGLQLREVTIDENTFRSTPVANGGTWCVDSLAFDTTPECTTNDECTDEAKPFCSDSLTCVECLGILDCGSDLPLCVEGACTAIETCTGDVDEPNNHPTTATAYTLGTDVTGGMCSGTTTGDVDWYSFTLATDQTVSATLAWEGNHDIDFYVFGADAVPITGSQEANPPSGESFVELLPAGDYYFIVTPFETLDDDGAAAITYTLRADATDPCTDNASCTGDAGICDVATGLCVGCLQDSDCDATNPVCIGSGAAAACGIVDSCVDDDANEHGDDGALGANTLTVATEVSAKICTDEDALEADWYTFTLDADATVTVTATWTDPDTDIDFRVYEADIEAGSVASGSSTDNPEVAAGVALTAGVHFIKVRAYESPGTVDYTINVTID; encoded by the coding sequence ATGAAGAAATTGACACCTTATGGCGTAATGGTTGCGCTGGCACTTTTTGGGTCAGCTTGTGGTGACGACGGTGGTAAGGGCGGCAACAATACGACGGGCCCCAACAACACCACCGGTGAAAACAACACCAACAACTCCAACAACGAAACGAACAACGAAACCAACACCAACAACCAAACCAACACCAACAACCAGACCAACACGACGGGTCCAAACAACAACGAGTTTGTGTGTCAGACCAACGGATTTACTCCGGTCGTGGCCGAGTTTGAGGAAGATGACGGAAGCCATTTCCTTCAGTTCTTGTCATCGGAAAACGAGCCTCTAAACATCCTGAGCGTTGAGTTCTACCCAGAAGTGGGTGGAGATGCGCCGTCCCCGCTTGTCGGCCCTGGTACCTATATGATCGGTTCAACCCCTGCCGATCAGAACTACGAAACTTGCCAAACTTGCGTAACCATTTTTGAGCAGTGCTCGCAGGAGACAGGCTGTGCAAAGGTCTACTTCGCCGAAGCTGGTCAAATTGAGTTCACTGGATACGACGAAGAAAATCGCGCCGTCATCGGCGAGGTCAGTGGCCTTCAACTTCGCGAAGTGACGATCGACGAGAACACGTTCCGCTCCACTCCAGTGGCCAACGGCGGTACGTGGTGTGTAGACAGCCTCGCGTTCGACACCACTCCTGAGTGCACCACAAACGACGAGTGCACCGACGAAGCGAAACCATTCTGCAGCGATTCCCTGACATGTGTTGAGTGTCTCGGAATCCTCGACTGTGGATCTGACCTGCCACTCTGTGTGGAAGGCGCATGTACCGCAATCGAAACCTGCACCGGTGATGTAGACGAGCCAAACAACCACCCAACCACTGCAACAGCCTACACGCTCGGCACCGACGTGACCGGCGGAATGTGCTCGGGAACTACCACGGGTGACGTCGACTGGTATTCCTTTACATTGGCGACAGATCAAACCGTGAGCGCTACCCTGGCATGGGAAGGCAACCACGACATCGACTTCTACGTCTTTGGTGCTGATGCTGTGCCAATCACTGGCTCACAAGAGGCTAACCCTCCAAGCGGAGAGTCGTTTGTGGAACTCCTCCCAGCCGGCGACTACTACTTCATAGTCACGCCTTTCGAAACCTTGGACGATGATGGTGCGGCTGCAATCACCTACACTCTTCGCGCTGATGCAACTGACCCATGCACCGACAACGCCTCATGCACAGGCGATGCAGGTATCTGTGACGTAGCCACCGGCCTTTGCGTTGGATGCCTCCAAGACAGCGATTGCGACGCAACCAACCCAGTATGTATCGGATCGGGCGCTGCCGCTGCGTGCGGCATCGTAGACTCCTGCGTGGACGACGACGCTAACGAGCACGGAGACGACGGAGCTTTGGGCGCAAACACACTCACCGTTGCCACCGAAGTCAGCGCAAAGATCTGTACCGATGAAGACGCTCTTGAGGCTGATTGGTACACCTTCACACTCGACGCAGACGCCACAGTTACCGTGACAGCAACGTGGACGGACCCTGACACCGATATCGACTTCCGAGTTTACGAAGCCGACATTGAGGCTGGCTCCGTAGCAAGCGGGTCCTCAACTGATAACCCAGAAGTCGCTGCCGGAGTCGCGCTTACCGCAGGCGTTCACTTCATCAAAGTTCGGGCTTACGAGTCACCAGGAACCGTGGACTACACGATCAACGTGACCATCGACTAA
- the tesB gene encoding acyl-CoA thioesterase II — protein sequence MSKVLSELVSLLSLEKIEENLFRGQSQDLGWGRVYGGQVLGQALSAAAQTVSDERHVHSLHAYFLRPGKVDRPIVYDVDRIRDGGSFTTRRVVAIQDGKAIFHVSASFQSREPGFEHQDAMPEGVPSPESLLSDAEIMDEHAAKIPKKILEQRLADRPFEVRLVDEPRDPISPEPSAPERMLWFKTVDKLPDDPALHHYLLAYASDYSFMTTALKPHGVAWLTPGMQVASLDHVMWFHQPFRVDEWLLHVVHSPAASSARGLVRGSVYTRDGVLVASTAQEGLIRPRDPIVLE from the coding sequence ATGAGCAAAGTTCTATCGGAGTTGGTTAGCCTTCTGAGTCTCGAGAAGATCGAGGAGAACCTCTTCCGCGGACAAAGCCAAGACCTAGGTTGGGGGCGCGTCTATGGGGGACAGGTGCTTGGGCAGGCCTTGAGTGCGGCCGCTCAGACCGTTTCTGACGAGCGCCACGTTCACTCGCTTCATGCCTATTTCCTGAGACCAGGAAAGGTGGATAGGCCCATCGTTTACGATGTAGACCGAATACGAGATGGTGGATCATTTACCACCCGTCGAGTGGTCGCCATTCAGGATGGAAAGGCTATCTTTCACGTTTCCGCATCTTTTCAATCAAGAGAGCCGGGCTTTGAGCATCAGGACGCCATGCCTGAAGGTGTGCCATCACCTGAGAGTCTTCTCTCTGACGCAGAAATTATGGATGAACACGCGGCCAAGATTCCTAAGAAGATTCTAGAGCAGCGTTTGGCCGACCGCCCATTTGAGGTGCGATTGGTTGATGAGCCGCGCGACCCCATCAGCCCTGAGCCAAGTGCGCCCGAGCGTATGCTCTGGTTTAAGACGGTTGATAAGTTGCCGGATGACCCCGCTCTTCATCATTATCTTTTGGCGTACGCCTCCGATTATAGCTTCATGACCACGGCGCTTAAGCCTCACGGTGTTGCGTGGCTAACTCCTGGGATGCAGGTCGCGAGTCTGGACCACGTCATGTGGTTTCATCAACCTTTCAGGGTCGATGAGTGGCTCTTGCACGTTGTGCATTCACCAGCCGCATCGTCTGCGCGTGGTCTGGTTAGAGGTAGCGTCTATACGCGTGACGGTGTGCTCGTTGCGTCTACGGCTCAAGAGGGGCTCATCCGTCCGCGCGACCCTATCGTCTTGGAGTGA